The following are encoded together in the Ignavibacteriales bacterium genome:
- a CDS encoding T9SS type A sorting domain-containing protein yields MIQWALNGILVCNYEHSQGSPKVVSDINGGVIIVWEDSRSESFSDIYAQSINSNGLVKWNANGVPICTSTQTQKNTQIISNNSGSAIITWEDFRNGIQEIFTQKIDSSGVVQWKINGESVCRYPARGYSPAIVGYNHGGAIICWNDYRNGLNSDIYAQEINADGVVEWTTNGIPICTTPFEQSDPQLVEDESGGAIITWGDGGDQGSIYAQRVNQDGVIQWKLDGVPICTATGDQAFAQIVSDGKAGAIITWQDHRFGNWDIYASKIDCAGNLGNPTLLENEISIQKNYLLAQNYPNPFNPSTKINYQIGNESIVQLKVYDVLGNEVARLVDEYKVSGSYEIEFNASQLSSGIYFYKLRAGGFVETKKMILLR; encoded by the coding sequence ATGATTCAGTGGGCATTAAATGGTATTTTGGTTTGTAATTACGAGCATTCTCAAGGTTCGCCTAAAGTTGTGAGTGATATAAACGGAGGGGTAATAATAGTATGGGAAGATAGTCGCAGTGAATCTTTTTCTGATATTTATGCACAAAGTATCAATTCAAATGGCTTAGTTAAATGGAATGCGAATGGAGTACCTATTTGTACATCTACACAGACTCAAAAAAATACTCAAATTATCTCTAATAACAGTGGCAGTGCAATTATAACGTGGGAAGATTTTCGAAACGGGATTCAAGAAATATTTACTCAAAAAATTGATTCTAGTGGCGTTGTTCAATGGAAAATAAATGGAGAATCTGTTTGCAGATATCCAGCTCGAGGCTATTCACCTGCAATTGTAGGCTATAATCACGGTGGCGCTATCATTTGCTGGAATGATTATCGAAATGGTTTAAATTCCGATATCTATGCGCAAGAAATTAATGCAGATGGAGTTGTAGAGTGGACAACGAATGGAATACCAATTTGTACTACTCCATTCGAACAAAGTGATCCCCAACTTGTTGAAGATGAAAGCGGAGGCGCTATTATTACTTGGGGTGATGGTGGAGATCAAGGAAGTATTTATGCACAAAGAGTAAATCAGGATGGTGTAATTCAATGGAAATTGGATGGTGTTCCGATCTGTACAGCAACTGGTGATCAAGCATTTGCCCAAATAGTAAGTGACGGTAAAGCCGGCGCTATAATAACTTGGCAGGATCATCGCTTTGGTAATTGGGATATTTATGCTTCAAAAATAGATTGTGCTGGAAATTTAGGTAATCCTACGTTGTTAGAAAATGAAATTAGTATACAAAAGAATTACCTGTTAGCCCAAAACTACCCCAACCCTTTCAATCCATCAACAAAAATTAATTATCAGATTGGCAATGAGTCAATAGTTCAATTGAAGGTGTATGATGTTTTAGGTAATGAAGTTGCAAGGTTGGTGGATGAATATAAAGTCTCAGGAAGTTATGAGATTGAATTTAATGCTTCGCAATTATCATCGGGGATTTATTTCTATAAACTTCGAGCAGGTGGTTTTGTGGAAACAAAGAAAATGATTTTGCTTAGATAA
- a CDS encoding energy transducer TonB has product MKLKFTFALFYTLVLFLLLGAMAFSQSKSSDDNGYLAFASVMPELQGGMSVLIKKINYPTIAKQTGLEGKVFAMAYVNEKGNVDEVKIIKSLGGGCDEEVIRVLFASKFKPGMHEGKPVKVKTTISVVFKLK; this is encoded by the coding sequence ATGAAATTAAAATTTACTTTTGCATTGTTCTACACTTTAGTGCTGTTTCTGCTTTTAGGTGCAATGGCATTTTCTCAATCAAAGTCTTCCGATGATAATGGATATTTAGCCTTTGCTTCAGTGATGCCCGAACTGCAAGGAGGAATGAGTGTATTGATAAAAAAAATTAATTATCCTACTATCGCTAAGCAAACCGGGCTCGAAGGAAAGGTATTCGCAATGGCTTATGTCAATGAAAAAGGCAATGTAGATGAAGTCAAAATCATTAAAAGTTTAGGAGGCGGCTGCGATGAAGAAGTGATTAGAGTTCTTTTTGCGTCCAAGTTCAAACCGGGAATGCACGAAGGTAAACCCGTAAAAGTAAAAACAACGATATCTGTGGTTTTCAAATTGAAATGA
- a CDS encoding PAS domain S-box protein, giving the protein MDYNISDKLNSAPIGILIFSRDYVVTYINASLENLGDLYNLPFSNLLSTQFDESELWHLFSLDDHIEELKNGYGFQKDIRSVQSSNGSTVNLLLKCTPAFDNKKNFDGGIIVFEDFRILAETNDELKSQSQFGKTFLKNFPGLVFVTNRFGNIVLSGGNRLTRFPVFESELFNIEITSIFNSDFALTEKIEQVKTELTQQSLKLNLTLQRENLIFDCNIYPHLTDSGLLDSIYFFLLDITSSEEEKNLLIENSKHYDQYKIANSLLGFSLIILSENNLIKYWDEGCSDIFLQDFEAINQKPLTDIFKEITPELLIEIRTELQTSDIKKLNLIWTVGDTNKTVELNFIKSIVENELLIYCLDITEKRLAEKEIKNSQMKLMEIINDFSEAFCEIDKDGKTAFSNKSFQNIIQLNNTELSGKDFFSIVDPSSTFNSFDALKGFIKNETVKIELNLLGRNEIKTEVTASFLPKFDSQNNLYCIFCFLKDNSANKKIESQLSFYQSLFNSAFDGMAVESEGRIIIANNAFSEIFGYELSNQLENKDILDLVSNDDILKVAEYFRLRERDKDAPHRFEFLAKRKDKSFFYAEISVARFEKDNNVYLVIIARDVTERKRAQKAIRESEEKYRSITENIDDFLFTFERSGKFLLPVFYTSSVDKITGYSQTEFLSDGRLFIKIIHPDDFSTLKKKLRNLLKSKIQETGEFELRIISKFGNVVWVRIKVNLVRNDKGIIQKIYGLVSDITYRKKAEEELKKSTENLLKVSETKDRFLSIVSHDLRTPFSSILGFTDLLLNDEELSDEERKQYVRYIQDSSNSMLHLVNSLLDWTRLQAGRIKYEPQKISAAGIIKDALTTITGSAIVKKITVSSSVGDEVLIFADRNLIYQVFNNLLSNSVKFTAAGGKIIISGKKAAEPRFIEFSVKDDGVGIKPENIKKLFSIDSKFTSEGTAGEKGSGLGLSLVKEIIEKHGGEISVSSEFGAGTEFRFTLPVASSKILLVDDNKTDRLLYTKILRSITPEYEVEIASNGKEAIEKSLPKHPPLLFLIMICLK; this is encoded by the coding sequence ATGGATTATAATATATCAGATAAATTAAATTCTGCGCCAATTGGCATTTTGATTTTTTCAAGAGATTATGTTGTTACGTACATCAATGCTTCTTTAGAAAATCTCGGGGACTTATACAATCTTCCATTTTCGAATCTTCTAAGCACTCAATTCGACGAATCTGAATTGTGGCATCTGTTTTCCCTCGATGATCATATTGAAGAATTAAAAAACGGGTATGGTTTTCAAAAAGACATCCGGAGCGTTCAATCATCAAATGGCAGCACTGTTAATTTATTATTAAAATGCACCCCTGCCTTTGATAACAAAAAAAACTTTGACGGCGGAATAATTGTGTTTGAAGATTTCAGAATACTTGCCGAAACGAACGATGAGTTAAAGTCGCAATCGCAATTTGGTAAAACATTTTTAAAAAATTTTCCCGGTTTAGTGTTTGTCACAAATAGATTTGGAAATATTGTTTTAAGTGGTGGAAATAGACTCACCCGATTTCCTGTGTTTGAGTCTGAATTATTTAATATTGAGATAACTTCTATTTTTAATTCTGATTTTGCCCTTACAGAAAAAATTGAACAAGTTAAAACTGAACTAACGCAGCAATCACTAAAATTGAATTTAACTCTGCAACGGGAAAATTTGATTTTTGATTGTAATATTTATCCTCATCTGACAGATTCAGGTTTACTTGATTCTATCTATTTCTTTTTGCTCGATATCACTTCTTCCGAAGAAGAAAAGAATTTGCTCATTGAGAATTCTAAACATTATGATCAATACAAAATTGCAAACTCACTTTTGGGTTTTTCTTTAATTATACTTTCAGAGAATAATCTTATTAAATATTGGGATGAGGGGTGCTCCGATATATTCTTGCAGGATTTTGAAGCAATCAATCAGAAACCTTTGACTGATATTTTTAAAGAAATTACGCCCGAACTATTAATAGAGATTAGAACTGAACTTCAAACAAGCGATATAAAAAAACTTAATCTGATTTGGACAGTCGGGGATACTAATAAAACTGTAGAATTAAATTTTATAAAATCAATTGTTGAAAACGAACTGCTTATCTATTGTTTAGACATTACAGAAAAAAGATTAGCTGAAAAAGAAATAAAAAATTCGCAAATGAAATTGATGGAAATCATCAACGATTTTTCCGAAGCATTTTGTGAGATAGATAAAGATGGAAAAACTGCATTTTCAAATAAATCGTTTCAAAATATTATTCAATTAAACAATACGGAGTTATCCGGTAAAGATTTTTTTTCAATTGTTGACCCCTCCTCCACATTCAATTCTTTTGATGCACTAAAAGGTTTTATTAAAAATGAAACTGTAAAAATAGAGTTGAATTTGCTTGGCAGAAACGAAATTAAAACTGAAGTGACTGCATCTTTCCTCCCAAAATTTGACAGTCAAAATAATCTTTACTGCATCTTTTGCTTTCTGAAAGATAACTCCGCAAATAAAAAAATTGAGAGCCAGCTTAGTTTCTATCAATCCCTATTCAACTCCGCATTCGACGGTATGGCAGTTGAATCTGAAGGAAGAATAATAATAGCAAACAATGCTTTCTCAGAAATATTTGGTTATGAATTAAGCAATCAACTTGAAAATAAAGATATTCTCGATCTTGTTTCGAACGATGATATTTTAAAAGTTGCTGAGTACTTTCGACTTCGCGAACGAGATAAAGATGCTCCACACAGATTTGAATTTCTTGCTAAACGAAAAGACAAATCATTTTTCTATGCTGAAATTTCTGTTGCGAGATTCGAAAAAGACAACAACGTTTACCTCGTTATAATTGCGCGCGATGTAACCGAAAGGAAAAGAGCACAAAAAGCTATTCGTGAATCAGAAGAAAAATATAGAAGCATTACTGAAAACATTGACGACTTCTTGTTCACCTTCGAGCGATCAGGTAAATTTTTACTGCCGGTTTTTTATACAAGCTCCGTTGATAAAATTACAGGATACTCACAGACAGAATTTTTAAGCGATGGCAGGCTATTCATAAAAATTATTCATCCCGATGATTTTTCCACTCTCAAAAAGAAATTAAGGAATCTTCTTAAAAGTAAAATTCAAGAAACCGGCGAGTTTGAGCTGAGAATTATCAGCAAATTTGGAAATGTTGTTTGGGTAAGAATAAAAGTAAATCTTGTCCGCAATGATAAAGGTATTATTCAAAAAATTTATGGATTAGTCAGCGACATAACGTACCGGAAGAAAGCTGAAGAGGAATTAAAAAAGTCAACCGAAAATCTTTTGAAAGTAAGCGAAACAAAAGATAGATTTTTATCAATCGTTTCTCACGATTTGCGCACGCCTTTCAGTTCAATTCTTGGATTTACCGATTTGCTTTTAAATGATGAAGAACTTAGTGATGAAGAGCGAAAGCAGTACGTTCGTTATATTCAGGATTCATCTAATTCAATGCTCCATCTTGTAAATTCACTTCTTGATTGGACAAGGCTTCAAGCCGGCAGAATAAAATATGAACCTCAAAAAATTTCCGCAGCGGGAATTATCAAAGATGCTTTAACAACTATCACTGGATCTGCAATAGTTAAAAAAATTACGGTCTCCTCTTCTGTTGGAGATGAAGTTTTAATATTCGCAGATAGAAATCTGATTTATCAGGTTTTTAACAATTTATTATCTAACTCTGTCAAATTCACTGCCGCCGGCGGAAAAATAATTATCTCCGGCAAGAAAGCTGCGGAACCCCGGTTTATTGAATTTTCAGTTAAGGATGACGGGGTGGGGATAAAACCTGAAAACATAAAAAAACTTTTCAGCATTGATTCTAAATTTACTTCGGAAGGAACTGCAGGAGAAAAAGGAAGCGGATTAGGATTATCACTTGTTAAAGAAATAATTGAGAAGCACGGTGGTGAGATTTCTGTATCGAGTGAATTTGGTGCAGGAACTGAATTCAGATTTACCTTACCTGTCGCTTCATCAAAAATTCTTTTGGTAGATGATAATAAAACCGACAGGCTTCTATATACTAAAATTTTAAGAAGCATAACTCCTGAATATGAAGTTGAAATTGCTTCGAATGGAAAAGAAGCAATAGAAAAATCATTGCCGAAACACCCGCCCTTGTTATTTCTGATCATGATATGCCTGAAATGA
- a CDS encoding ABC transporter permease has protein sequence MKLLQKLGEKSLLFFQEFGQVARLFWEIIRNFTSIPKSRRLILYQMEHIGVNSIPLVLIIAVFTGAVSAWQAAYQLKGVAPISFLGGATSRAIITELGPVLTGIVIAGRVGASIAAELGTMKVTEQIDALETMAISPVRFLAMPRFLASVIMMPILVTFAIVIAIGGSYLVSNYFLGVSFAVFFNSVKRFFIIPDLVAGLVKTIFFGGVTSLMGCHIGFRTEGGAEGVGLATIRSFVFSAALILILDYVLWMTIF, from the coding sequence ATGAAGCTATTACAAAAACTCGGCGAAAAAAGTTTGTTGTTTTTCCAGGAGTTTGGTCAAGTTGCCAGACTATTTTGGGAAATAATAAGAAATTTTACTTCTATTCCAAAAAGCAGAAGATTAATTCTTTACCAGATGGAACACATCGGTGTAAATTCAATTCCATTGGTTTTAATCATTGCTGTTTTTACCGGAGCTGTTTCGGCATGGCAGGCGGCGTATCAACTTAAAGGTGTCGCCCCGATTTCATTTTTGGGGGGGGCAACAAGTCGGGCAATCATCACCGAATTAGGACCTGTGTTAACCGGAATTGTTATTGCCGGTCGAGTTGGTGCATCAATCGCTGCAGAGCTTGGTACAATGAAAGTGACCGAGCAAATTGATGCATTAGAAACGATGGCAATTAGTCCCGTCCGATTTTTAGCAATGCCCAGATTCTTAGCTTCCGTTATTATGATGCCGATACTTGTAACGTTTGCAATCGTAATTGCCATTGGAGGCTCTTATCTTGTTTCAAATTATTTTTTGGGTGTTTCATTTGCTGTTTTCTTTAATTCAGTAAAAAGATTTTTTATTATTCCTGATTTGGTAGCCGGACTTGTAAAAACAATTTTCTTTGGCGGAGTAACTTCGCTCATGGGCTGTCATATCGGATTTAGAACTGAGGGCGGAGCAGAGGGAGTGGGATTAGCGACTATTCGTTCTTTTGTTTTTTCTGCTGCGTTGATTCTGATTCTGGATTATGTTTTGTGGATGACAATTTTCTAA
- a CDS encoding cation:proton antiporter, whose translation MNLDSEQVTLFLISISLLLIFSRLFGEIFIKLNQPAVVGEILAGVILGPTVFGMIAPSYHEIIFPDFGPLKSALEGLTTISVILLLLSSGMEVDLSTVIRNRKVSFSVSSLGILIPFLFGFTVAYFFPDLLGMNNENPKIIFALFIGIALSISALPVIAKMMMDMNIFKTKIGNIIISSAMLNDLIGWIFFSILLGFIGTDDRNFGLTFTLFAISGFVLIVLFPLRKLFSYAINFIQSKFSFPAGILNFILICGFLGAAFTEYIGVHAILGAFLIGIAVGDSVHLKVRTKETLHQFIINIFAPLFFASIGLRVNFISNFDIVIVVIIVFLAFAGKLIGGFSGARLGGLNKSESFTIGFGLNARGAMEIILGIIALDFGLIGESTFVALVVLALVTSMVSAPLMSRFISNEDLFSLSNLIKNTSIIKPIKKNKNDVIKELVAAINFKNNKDEILEDVLKREELTPTGIANYLAIPHAKMNIKKPILVIARNNFGVDFQSADGLPAKIIILLITPSDNPELQLTLLAEIAKKFSDREKIEELLEIKDETDFIERLKSL comes from the coding sequence ATGAATTTAGATTCCGAGCAAGTAACTTTATTTTTAATTAGCATTTCTCTGCTGCTAATTTTTAGCCGATTGTTTGGGGAGATTTTTATTAAGCTAAATCAGCCGGCTGTTGTAGGCGAAATACTTGCAGGTGTAATTCTTGGTCCGACTGTTTTTGGAATGATCGCACCATCCTACCACGAAATAATATTCCCGGATTTTGGACCTCTCAAATCTGCTCTTGAAGGATTGACAACAATATCCGTTATACTTTTACTTCTTTCTAGCGGAATGGAAGTTGATTTATCTACGGTAATCCGTAACAGAAAAGTTTCTTTCAGTGTCAGCAGTTTAGGAATTTTGATTCCATTTTTATTTGGATTCACCGTAGCATATTTCTTCCCTGATTTATTGGGAATGAACAATGAAAATCCAAAAATAATTTTTGCATTATTCATAGGAATTGCATTATCAATTTCTGCATTACCCGTCATAGCAAAGATGATGATGGATATGAATATCTTTAAAACTAAAATTGGTAATATCATCATTTCTTCTGCGATGCTGAACGATTTAATCGGCTGGATATTTTTTTCAATATTACTTGGATTTATCGGAACTGACGACAGAAATTTTGGTTTAACTTTTACTCTTTTCGCAATTTCTGGTTTTGTTTTGATTGTCTTATTTCCTCTTCGGAAGTTATTTAGTTATGCAATCAATTTTATTCAATCTAAATTTTCATTTCCAGCAGGCATATTAAATTTCATTTTAATTTGCGGATTTCTTGGCGCTGCTTTCACAGAATACATTGGAGTGCATGCAATTCTCGGCGCATTTCTTATCGGTATAGCCGTTGGAGATTCTGTTCATCTTAAAGTACGGACAAAAGAAACACTTCATCAATTCATCATTAATATTTTCGCCCCTTTGTTTTTCGCCTCAATTGGTTTAAGAGTAAACTTCATTTCTAATTTTGACATTGTTATCGTTGTCATTATAGTATTCCTCGCATTCGCAGGCAAACTAATTGGCGGTTTTTCGGGTGCAAGGCTGGGTGGACTAAATAAATCAGAGTCGTTCACTATTGGATTTGGTTTGAATGCTCGCGGTGCAATGGAAATTATTCTTGGAATTATAGCACTTGACTTCGGTTTGATCGGTGAATCTACTTTTGTTGCGCTTGTAGTATTGGCATTAGTAACTTCGATGGTCAGCGCTCCGTTAATGAGCAGGTTTATTTCGAATGAAGATTTATTCTCCTTATCCAATCTTATCAAAAATACTTCTATCATTAAACCTATAAAGAAAAATAAAAATGATGTAATAAAAGAATTGGTAGCTGCAATAAATTTTAAGAATAATAAAGATGAAATTTTAGAAGATGTTTTGAAACGTGAAGAATTAACACCGACGGGAATAGCGAATTATCTTGCAATACCGCATGCAAAGATGAATATCAAAAAACCAATACTGGTAATTGCCAGAAATAATTTCGGCGTTGATTTCCAATCTGCCGACGGATTGCCGGCAAAAATTATCATTTTACTTATCACGCCTTCTGACAATCCCGAGCTTCAATTAACATTGCTTGCAGAAATTGCAAAGAAATTTTCAGATAGGGAAAAAATAGAAGAATTATTAGAAATAAAAGATGAGACAGATTTTATCGAAAGATTGAAATCGCTTTAG
- a CDS encoding universal stress protein, whose translation MEKIFQKIGLAVTSSPTGKALLKEAVRLKDLFSADLSLIHVSEKNEFSKKMISQLIESAGLVESQTDLTWATGDPANEILKFSEQKKLDLLISGALEKENILKFYLGSVARKIMREASMSTLILKSPSINPTGFKKFCINVNFSEQSEKTIMTAYQFALADSADEFILVRDFNLPGLTSTTIDFNSAEKIDKLKTEQLQSEEDKLQLLVKELNLKGINIKTKCIYGKEGWASSDYARQSAVDLFVVSAQKRKLKFIDRIFPR comes from the coding sequence ATGGAAAAAATATTTCAAAAAATCGGACTCGCGGTTACTTCTTCGCCAACAGGGAAAGCTTTGCTAAAAGAAGCTGTCAGATTGAAGGATTTGTTCTCGGCTGATTTATCTCTAATTCATGTGAGTGAAAAAAACGAATTCTCAAAAAAAATGATTTCGCAATTGATCGAATCCGCCGGGCTGGTAGAAAGTCAAACTGATCTTACCTGGGCAACAGGGGATCCGGCAAATGAAATATTAAAATTTTCAGAGCAAAAAAAACTCGACCTTCTAATAAGCGGTGCACTCGAAAAGGAAAACATATTAAAATTTTACCTCGGTTCGGTCGCTCGTAAAATTATGCGTGAGGCTTCGATGTCAACTTTGATATTGAAATCGCCTTCTATAAACCCCACGGGGTTTAAAAAATTTTGTATCAATGTAAATTTTTCGGAACAAAGTGAAAAAACTATAATGACGGCTTACCAGTTCGCATTAGCAGACTCTGCAGACGAATTTATTTTAGTAAGAGATTTTAATCTTCCCGGTCTAACTTCAACAACAATTGATTTTAATTCCGCAGAAAAAATTGATAAACTGAAAACAGAACAACTTCAATCTGAAGAAGATAAACTTCAGTTGCTTGTAAAAGAATTGAACCTGAAAGGTATTAACATCAAGACTAAATGTATTTATGGAAAAGAAGGTTGGGCTTCGAGTGACTATGCAAGGCAATCAGCAGTTGATCTTTTTGTCGTCAGCGCACAGAAAAGGAAGCTGAAATTCATTGATAGAATTTTCCCAAGATGA
- a CDS encoding right-handed parallel beta-helix repeat-containing protein: protein MVFIPVVSQAYIIRKLILTLFLKGMGIFKSFGSRPIISNNTVIVYDIASSGIVLVDSDSASVFNNVVISKSDDIGHGIRNAGVQNLQANNNYIIGPYRFSAISTGDQSVLKNNVITNSDIGVEIFSDYNILIQYNNSWNNDVNYIGFTPDSTNLEVDPMVINDDSTKGDLDFHLQKYSPLIDAGDPNILDRMEAEVTLVSMAVLTVGVTRIMI from the coding sequence ATGGTATTTATTCCGGTGGTTTCACAAGCTTATATTATCCGGAAATTGATTCTAACTTTATTTTTAAAAGGAATGGGAATATTTAAATCATTTGGATCGAGACCGATAATATCAAACAATACTGTAATAGTCTATGATATAGCTAGTTCTGGAATAGTATTGGTTGATTCCGACTCAGCAAGCGTTTTTAATAATGTTGTAATATCGAAAAGTGATGATATTGGTCATGGTATTCGTAATGCAGGTGTACAAAACCTTCAGGCAAATAATAACTATATAATTGGACCCTATCGTTTTTCAGCAATCTCAACAGGAGATCAATCAGTTTTGAAAAACAATGTTATTACAAATTCAGACATTGGTGTTGAAATATTCAGTGATTATAACATATTAATTCAATACAATAATTCTTGGAATAACGATGTTAATTATATTGGTTTCACACCAGACAGCACAAACCTTGAAGTTGACCCAATGGTAATAAATGACGACTCAACAAAGGGCGATCTTGATTTTCACTTACAAAAATATTCTCCCCTGATTGATGCCGGAGATCCCAACATACTTGACAGGATGGAAGCAGAAGTGACATTGGTCTCTATGGCGGTCCTTACGGTTGGAGTTACACGTATAATGATTTAG
- the lexA gene encoding transcriptional repressor LexA yields the protein MKYKLTDRQQQILSFIEQYRDEVGYPPTLREIGKKFDISSTFGVKRHLDALVKKGYLNIESNASRGITILQNNDNYLRRTNTFTQVPIVGRVAAGTPINAVENHEGSIVIDPQFIKKSEDCFALKVRGDSMINAGIFEDDLLIVSPNEETINGDIVVAMLDDEVTVKKLERKNSTIRLMPENDNYKPIEVSSKKNFSIVGKVLGVFRWIN from the coding sequence ATGAAATATAAATTAACAGACCGCCAGCAGCAGATTTTAAGTTTCATCGAACAATACCGGGATGAAGTAGGCTATCCTCCAACGCTTCGTGAAATTGGGAAAAAATTTGACATCTCCTCAACCTTTGGAGTTAAAAGGCATTTAGACGCTCTTGTAAAAAAAGGCTATTTGAATATAGAAAGCAATGCGAGCAGAGGGATAACAATTCTTCAGAATAACGATAACTATTTGAGAAGAACAAATACATTTACTCAAGTACCAATTGTCGGAAGAGTAGCAGCCGGAACACCAATTAACGCAGTAGAAAACCATGAAGGATCAATTGTTATTGATCCCCAATTCATAAAAAAATCTGAAGATTGTTTCGCTTTAAAAGTGCGAGGAGATAGTATGATAAATGCCGGCATTTTTGAAGATGATCTTTTGATTGTTTCACCAAATGAAGAAACAATCAACGGTGATATTGTTGTGGCAATGCTTGATGATGAGGTTACTGTTAAAAAACTTGAAAGAAAAAATTCGACGATAAGACTAATGCCCGAAAATGATAATTATAAACCAATTGAAGTAAGCAGCAAGAAAAATTTTTCAATTGTTGGAAAAGTCTTAGGTGTCTTTCGCTGGATAAACTAA
- a CDS encoding isoprenyl transferase, giving the protein MAKKQTESDKNTQSKLKSSGEIPKHIAIIMDGNGRWAKKRGLPRAAGHKRGVDTVRNIVETCTQLGVKYLTLYTFSTENWKRPQEEVSVLMRLLLRSLKDRTSELHENDIKLTTIGDISALPVEVQNQLLEDIEKTKNNKKMVLNLALSYSGRWEILRAINNISEELKEGKINAGEIDERIFSNHLTTCNMPDPDLVIRTSGEFRVSNFLLWQIAYSEFYITDVYWPEFNREHLYDAIRNFQKRERRFGKVSEQLKKNDKGVKNVSDSPKEIA; this is encoded by the coding sequence TTGGCTAAAAAACAAACTGAATCAGATAAAAATACTCAATCAAAACTCAAGTCATCAGGTGAAATTCCTAAACACATTGCCATAATTATGGATGGCAATGGAAGGTGGGCAAAGAAACGTGGTCTGCCGCGTGCCGCCGGTCATAAAAGAGGTGTTGATACCGTTAGAAATATTGTTGAAACTTGCACACAGCTTGGAGTTAAATATCTTACTCTTTATACTTTTTCAACCGAAAACTGGAAAAGACCGCAAGAGGAAGTTTCAGTTTTGATGAGGTTACTGCTTCGAAGTTTGAAAGATAGAACAAGCGAACTTCATGAAAATGATATTAAACTTACAACAATTGGCGATATTTCGGCTCTGCCGGTTGAAGTTCAGAATCAATTATTAGAAGATATTGAGAAAACAAAAAACAATAAAAAAATGGTTCTGAATCTTGCGTTGAGCTACAGCGGAAGATGGGAAATTTTACGAGCTATAAATAATATTTCAGAGGAACTTAAAGAAGGAAAAATAAATGCTGGTGAGATTGACGAAAGAATATTTTCCAATCACCTCACCACATGCAACATGCCCGATCCGGATCTGGTTATTAGAACAAGTGGAGAATTTAGAGTAAGTAATTTTTTGCTATGGCAAATTGCTTATTCGGAATTTTACATTACCGATGTGTACTGGCCTGAATTTAACAGAGAACATCTTTATGATGCTATTAGAAATTTTCAGAAACGTGAAAGAAGATTCGGTAAAGTTAGTGAACAATTAAAAAAGAATGATAAAGGCGTAAAGAATGTCTCTGATTCCCCTAAAGAAATTGCTTAA
- a CDS encoding OmpH family outer membrane protein → MKNFLITIVLLILQTTIIFAQAPQKTGYVDSQIILTQFPEAIKAQGDLDAITNLWSAQRDSMQVALQQGYADYQKQAETMAPDKKAAAEQNLIKMEQDLRQFSQVKFGQGTGEIYLKQEEIFNPVKAKIYKAIEDVAKEEGMQFVFDKSGDIILLYADSAFDITFKVLDKLKRGL, encoded by the coding sequence GTGAAAAACTTTCTGATCACAATTGTGTTATTGATTCTTCAAACAACAATTATTTTTGCTCAAGCGCCTCAAAAGACAGGCTATGTTGATTCTCAAATAATTCTTACTCAATTTCCTGAAGCTATAAAAGCTCAAGGAGACCTTGATGCTATTACCAATTTATGGAGTGCACAGCGCGACTCTATGCAAGTTGCTCTTCAACAAGGTTATGCTGATTATCAAAAACAAGCCGAAACAATGGCCCCTGATAAAAAAGCAGCAGCCGAACAAAATCTTATTAAAATGGAGCAGGACTTGCGACAGTTCTCACAGGTTAAATTTGGACAAGGAACAGGCGAAATTTATTTAAAGCAGGAAGAAATCTTCAACCCTGTAAAAGCAAAAATTTATAAAGCGATTGAAGATGTTGCTAAAGAAGAAGGAATGCAATTTGTTTTCGATAAAAGCGGTGATATAATTCTTTTATATGCTGATTCCGCTTTCGATATAACTTTTAAAGTGCTTGATAAACTAAAGCGCGGCTTGTAA